A single Brassica rapa cultivar Chiifu-401-42 chromosome A04, CAAS_Brap_v3.01, whole genome shotgun sequence DNA region contains:
- the LOC103863791 gene encoding tryptophan synthase beta chain 2 has product MAAQLLLPPNPFTKSASAKLFFTGDDSTLKRKSKHPTRVSNGFSLRANAALRSNHSSSVEIPSRWYNIVADLSVKPPPPLHPKTYEPIKPEDLAHLFPNEIIKQEATLERFIDIPEEVLEIYKLWRPTPLIRAKRLEKLLQTPARIYFKYEGGSPAGSHKPNSAVPQAYYNAKEGVKNLVTETGAGQWGSSLAFASSLFGLNCEVWQVANSYHQKPYRRLMMQTWGAKVHPSPSDLTEAGRRILQVDPSSPGSLGIAISEAVEVAARNEDTKYCLGSVLNHVLLHQTVIGEECIKQMEAFGETPDVIIGCTGGGSNFAGLSFPYIREKLKGKINPVIRAVEPSACPSLTKGVYAYDFGDTAGLTPLMKMHTLGHDFIPDPIHSGGLRYHGMAPLISHVYEQGFMEAISIPQTECFQGAIQFARTEGIIPAPEPTHAIAATIREALRCKETGEAKVILMAMCGHGHFDLSSYDKYLRGELIDLSFSEERIRESLSKVPHVV; this is encoded by the exons ATGGCCGCTCAATTGCTTCTGCCTCCAAACCCATTCACCAAGTCAGCCTCAGCTAAACTTTTCTTCACAG gTGATGACTCAACTCTGAAAAGAAAGTCAAAACACCCAACAAGAGTTTCAAATGGATTTAGCTTAAGAGCAAACGCAGCTTTGAGATCTAACCATAGCTCATCTGTTGAAATTCCAAGTCGATGGTACAATATTGTTGCTGATCTCTCTGTTAAGCCTCCTCCACCATTGCACCCCAAGACTTACGAACCCATCAAACCCGAAGATTTAGCTCATCTTTTCCCTAATGagataataaaacaagaagCAACACTAGAGAGGTTTATCGATATTCCTGAGGAAGTTCTTGAAATCTATAAGCTTTGGCGCCCAACTCCTTTAATCAG AGCAAAGAGATTGGAGAAGCTTCTTCAGACACCTGCAAGGATTTACTTCAAGTATGAAGGTGGTAGCCCAGCTGGTTCACACAAACCAAACTCAGCAGTTCCACAAGCTTATTACAATGCTAAAGAAGGTGTCAAGAACCTTGTAACGGAAACCGGTGCTGGCCAATGGGGCAGTTCTTTAGCCTTTGCTTCTAGTCTATTTGGACTTAATTGTGaa GTGTGGCAAGTGGCCAATTCATACCATCAAAAGCCATATCGCAGGCTAATGATGCAAACTTGGGGGGCAAAGGTTCATCCGTCACCATCGGATCTCACTGAAGCAGGTAGAAGAATCCTTCAGGTCGATCCATCAAGCCCGGGAAGTTTAGGCATTGCAATATCAGAAGCTGTTGAAGTGGCAGCAAGAAACGAGGATACAAAATACTGCTTAGGGAGTGTATTGAACCATGTGTTGTTACACCAGACGGTTATTGGAGAAGAATGCATAAAGCAGATGGAAGCTTTTGGCGAAACGCCTGATGTGATCATAGGATGTACTGGTGGAGGATCAAATTTTGCTGGTTTGAGTTTTCCTTATATCCGGGAGAAACTCAAAGGCAAAATCAACCCTGTTATAAGAGCTGTTGAGCCCTCGGCCTGTCCTTCCCTGACCAAAGGAGTTTATGCTTATGATTTTGGCGATACTGCTGGATTGACTCCTTTGATGAAGATGCATACTTTAGGGCATGACTTCATTCCTGATCCTATCCATTCTG GTGGATTACGGTACCATGGGATGGCCCCATTGATCTCACATGTTTATGAACAAGGTTTCATGGAAGCAATCTCAATTCCCCAAACTGAGTGTTTCCAAG GGGCTATTCAGTTCGCGAGAACAGAAGGGATAATACCTGCGCCAGAACCGACTCATGCCATTGCTGCAACCATAAGAGAAGCTCTCCGATGCAAAGAAAcaggagaagcaaaagtgatacTAATGGCGATGTGTGGACATGGCCACTTTGACCTTTCCTCTTACGACAAGTATTTAAGAGGCGAATTGATAGATTTATCATTTAGTGAAGAGAGGATTCGAGAGTCTTTGTCTAAGGTTCCTCATGTTGTTTAG